The sequence AACGGAGTGAAGCCATTTTAGAGGTGATTCAAGAACGGAAAATTTCTCTCTTAATTATGGGTTGGAAGGGGACAAAAAACATTTTCACGGGACGCTTATTCGGAGACCTCACAGGAAACATGATGCGCAAAGCCCCTTGTGATGTTGTCCTGCTAAAAAGAAGTCGCAAAGTAACGGCTAAAGATTCTTCCGCATCTCAACGCTGGCTGATTCCTCTGGCGGTTGAACAAACAAATATCAAACCTTTAATGAGTTTATTACCCCAGTTAAGTGCTGTTGGTAACGCTCCTGAATACCTTTTCTGCACCATCAATGCAACTGAGAAAGAGAATCCTTTCCAAGGGACTGTCCAACAATTGAGCAAGCAACTGCAAGCCCCTGTGCAGAGTCTTACTTTACCGACACCCACCACAGAAAATCAAGTCTTACAATTAGCAACCGAGAAAGAGTGTGATGTGATTGTTTTATTGACGACATTCAAAGCGACATCTCCTTCCTTTAGCTTAGACACCAGTTTTGAGAATAACTTCCCCGCGATCGTTGCTAAACGCTTTTCAGGAACGGTCATTTTAATCCGTCCCGCCAGAGAGACCAAGTGACCAGAAAAAAGGTTAACCAAGCGTCAAGGTCTGTCTCCCATTCTTGAGTGTGGGAAAGGAAGTGACGAAATGTGATTTTAATCCATTGAGTCACAACAAGAGTGAATCCATTGAATTTTAATCAATGGAGAACTCAAGCCAATAGAAACTCGCTTTAACTGTCCCCCACTCAGCGCCTTAATGGGAACATCCCGCCGATGAGTTAATCTTAACTCTTCTAAAACCTCATCGAGACGCTGTTGCCGTTCCTGTACAGTGGTATCTGTGGGCATTCTTAACTGAGCAGCAAAGTCTAACGCCTCATGTACCGTTAAGTCAGTATGAACAATATCTTTTTGCGGGACATAGCCAATTTGAGAGCGATAGGCGTTATAGTTTTGATATAAATCCATGGCATTCACCAAAACCGTGCCACTGGTCGCTGGACGAGAACCATTCAAGGCATCCATCAAGGTTGATTTTCCGCCCCCACTCACCCCTGCAACAACGACAAATTCTCGTTGATTAATAGATAGGGAAATATTATTAGAAAACTACGCGATCGCGCTTTCTCCCAGTTTACGTTTAGCGAGTCCCCAAGCCTTACCGCGCCAGTCTTTACAAGCCTTAATCGGAGGACTCAGTGAATCTCGTCAGGGGTTTTCCTCGCTGCCTGCGGTACGAGAAGAAGTGGAAAGCATCGAAAATAAAGTTCCCAGTACCGTTTTACCGAGAATGTGACGAGAATGCCCTCATTATACCGTTAGGTTAATGAGGGATGAATCGTCACCAAACAAACTTTCATTCCGACAGGACATCCTCAATCATATTATGCTAAACTTTAGAAAGTAACGGTCGATTTCTAAAATGCTCAGTCTTAACTACCAGTATAAGCTCAAAGTCAATAAACAACAGGCTTCTACCATTGATGAATGGCTAGATATTTGTAAGTCTGTTTATAATTTTGCCTTGAGAGAGCGTAAAGACTGGGTGAATTCTAGAAAATGTCCAATTGATCGCTGTTCCCTTGAATCCGAGTATATCATTCCTCCCGATGCTCCTAGACCAACTTATGCAAGACAGTGTAAAAGTCTAGGAGTGGCGAAGAAAAAGTTTCCCCGATTAAAAATTCCACAATCTCAGGTACTTCAACAAACTCTAAAAGTTTTGGATGAAGCCTTTGCCAATATGTGGAAAAGAGGGTTTGGTTTTCCTAGATTCAAGAAAAAGATGCGTTCTTTTGTCCTTCCCCAAGTCAAACCAGACTGTATTCAAGGGAAAACGATCACTCTTCCCAAACTAGGAAAACTACCGTTAGTTCTTTCTCGCCCCATTCCTGAAGGGTTTATTCCTAAACAAGTCAGGATAATTAAGAAAGCAAGTGGGTACTACATTAATATCAATCTTCAATTAGATGTTGATGTTCCTGATGTACCCCCTCATGGATATCCAATTGGCATTGATTTAGGATTAGAGAAATTTCTAGCAACCAGTGAAGGGGAACTCATTAAAGGTCATAAGTTCTTGAAGGAGTACGAAGGCAAGCTGAAATTGCTGCAAGGTCAACTCAAGAATAAGAAGAAGGGTTCTCGTCGCTGGAAAAACATCAGTCGTCGTATCGCAAGACTCTATGAAAAGATAACTAACTGTCGCAAGGATTTCTTCTATAAAACCGCTCATCACCTTTGTGATCAAGCAGGAATGATCTTTGTTGAAGACCTTAATCTCAAAGCATTAGGACGATCAGCGTTAAGAAAAGCGTGCCTTGATGCTGCTTGGGGAACATTTGTTAGCATTCTGTCCTATGTTTGTTGGAAACGAGATGTTTATTTTGCCAAAGTTAACGCTAATGGAACCAGTCAAATTTGTTCTGAATGTGGGGTTAACTGCGGTAAGAAAACTCTTTCTGAACGGGTGCATAAGTGTCCAGATTGTGGGTTCCAAGCAGATAGAGACGTAGCGGCGGCGATGGTAGTAAAGAAACGTGGAGAAAGTACCGTCGGTGCGACGGGAAGAATGCTCGATCAGGGCAATGATTGCGGGGATGAAGTTTCGACTTTGTCTAGTATCACCCTTTGAGGCGAGAATCTCCCGTTATAATCTTTGATTTAACGGGAGAGGTTCAATCAATGATCGCTTTCAAGAAAACACTCTCGAATTAACCCTAGAAGAGAAAGGCTTTCCTGTCGTTCATTTAGCTACTCATGGGCAGTTTAGTTCCAATTTAGAAGATACTTTTATTCTCACTTGGGATGATCGAATTACGATTAATGAGTTTCCTCAACTCTTACAATCAGGAGAAGCACCCTCGGGACACTTTGGAAAGTAAGCGATCAAGGAACCTCTCAACTAATGAGAGAGCTTTATCAGCAATTGGAACAAAAGTCAACCACGAAAGCAGAAGCCTTGCGGAAGTCTCAATTAAGTTTATTAAACGATGAAAAATTCAGTCATCCTTACTACTGGAGTGCTTTTGTGCTTCTTGGGAACTGGCTGTAGTTCGTTTAACCGAATTGGGCAGCGCGATCGCGCAATATTGGCAAGCAGAACTGGAATTACTGCATTTGATTAAGGTGGATTTTGATCGGTCAAACACCCGAATGAGTAGCGAAGGACTAATGACGGGAAACCCCCCGCAGGGGATGAGCTTAACCCCTCACTGTTTGAGCAAAGTTGATCTCAGTTTTTCAGAACAGAAATGGTGATAGGATAGCGATGATTCCGACACGGCTTCGATTCCTGACAGAAATTTTAGTGTTTTTTAACCTATGAACCAGAATGGTCACACCACTGAAGAATCTCCAGTCCGTTTGCAACGGGATGATCAACAGGTGTTACTCTATCTTCCGCCAGCACCAGCACTGGATGTAACCAATGATTGGGCCCAGTTGTGGCAACATTTGAACCATCGCCTCAAGGCAAGTGAAAAATTTTGGGAACCGCAAACTCTAGTTGCGATGCAAGCGCGGGATCGACTTTTGGACGGCTCACAACTCAGCGCGATCGCGCAGGCGTTAAAACAAGTGGATTTACATTTGTCTTCTGTGGAAACCACCCGTCGCCAAACGGCGGTTGCTGCAGCAACTGCGGGTTATTCTGTCATCCAACCCCCTCCCGTCTCTCCTCAGAAATCAGCCGTGAGCAGTAGCCAAATTAAACACAGTGAACCCCTGTACTTAAAAACCACCGTTCGTTCTGGCATGGAAGTCCGTCATGAGGGAACAATTATTCTCTGTGGAGATGTCAACCCAGGAGGAGCGATCCTTGCTCAAGGGGATATTATAATCTGGGGGAGACTGCGAGGACTAGCTCATGCGGGGATCAAAGGCGATCGCGCTGGTCGCATTTTTGCCCTACAACTGCAACCGACCCAACTGCGGATTGCGGATACCGTTGCTCGTGCTCCTAATACCCCTCCCCAACAGCAGCAACCAGAAATTGCTTATATTGCGGACGCAGGGATTCGGATTACACGAGGACTCGATTTTGCGAAAAGCCACCGCTTTGTGACTGAAAAACAATGTTGGGAAGATCTTCCTGTTTAAGACCAGATGACAGTAGTTTTCCTTGCTGCAAGCTACTCTTGTCTCATTGAAAAATAGACCTTAAAAGCAAATCAGTATTATTAATGAAATTATGAGTCGAATTATCGTCATTACCTCCGGAAAAGGCGGTGTGGGCAAAACCACAACCACTGCTAATCTTGGCTCAGCCTTGGCGAAGTTAGGCAATAAAGTGGCGCTGGTTGATGCGGATTTTGGCTTGCGTAACTTAGATTTATTGCTCGGGTTAGAAAGTCGTGTCGTTTACACCGCGATCGATGTTATCAATGGTGAGTGTCGTCTGGAACAGGCTTTAGTCAAAGATAAACGTCAATCGGGGATGGTATTGCTTCCCGCAGCCCAAAGTCGGGGGAAAGAAGCGATTAGCCGAGAACAAATGAAAGATTTAGTCACTCGCCTCGCCCCCGATTATGATTATGTGGTCATTGACTGTCCCGCCGGGATTGAAATGGGCTTTCAAAACGCGATCGCGCCCGCGAGCGAAGCCCTGATTATCACCACCCCAGAAGTGGCTGCGGTGCGTGATGCGGATCGAGTGATTGGATTGCTCGAAGCCAATAGCATTACTAATACTAAACTCATTGTCAATCGAGTGAAACCAGAGATGATCCAAGCCAATAACATGATGAGTGTGGAAGATATTCTCGATATTCTTGCTATTCCTCTCATTGGAATTATTCCCGATGATGAACGGATTATTGTGTCCAGTAATCGCGGTGAACCGCTAGTATTAGAAGAAAAATTATCAACTCCTGGACAAACCTTTAATAATATTGCGCGACGGATTAGAGGCGATGAAGTCAGTTTTTTAAACTTGATGGAAGGTCAAGACAACTTGCTCAAGCGCATCCGTCGTTGGTTTACAGAACCCCTTTAAATCAGTGACCAGTAATTAGTGACCAGTGACCAAAGAACAAGGAACAACGAACAAAGAACAAATAACCAATTCTAATGATGGATCTTCTAGAACGAATTTTTAACCGTAATCCATCCCCTAGTAGTCGGGATGAAGCCAAACAACGCCTAAAACTCATTATTGCCCATGACCGATCGGGGTTAAGCGAAGAAACTTTAGAAGCAATGCGGAAAGAAATTTTAGAAGTGGTCGCTCGTTATGTCGAAATTGACATTGAAAGTACCGAGTTTAACCTCGAAAATGAAGAAGGGATCACCGCCCTAATTGCTAACTTACCCATCCGTCGCGTCAAACAATAGTAATTCTTAGACTGGTAACCAAGAACAAATAAATAACGAATATAGCGTTTCTTAGTCTGTTGAGGTACAAAGCAAGTCGGTGGACGTTCATGGTTCATGGTTCATTGTTGATGACTGGAACTGCTGTGCAAAATTTCTGAGGTTGTTTTACCCTGAACTTGTCTAAGGAACAAAGAACAAAGAACAAAAATTTAGAATGTACCTCATGAATTCGAGAACTGCTATAACAAAGAACAAAGAACAAAGAACAAAGAACGAATAACGAATAATTATGTGCCGTCTCCTTGGTTATCTCGGTTCACCAATACAGCTAGACCAACTCTTATCTCAACCCCAACACTCCCTAGTTGTCCAAGCCTATCAACCCAAAGAAATGGAGTCAGCGCTGATGAATGCAGACGGATTTGGGATTGGTTGGTATCATCCTGAAAAAGCAACGCCTCCTTATATCTATAAACAGACAAGCCCCATTTGGAGTGATTTGAACCTGCCCCAGATTAGTCGTTATGTGGAAGCAGGGTGCTGGTTGGGTTATGTTCGCAGCGCCACTCCTGGTTTAGCGGTCGATTTAAGTAACTGTCAGCCCTTTAGCAGTGAAGGCTTATCCCTTTCTGAAACCTTATTATTCACCCATAATGGATATATCAATCAGTTTCGGAAAACTCTTTATCGTCCCCTGCGTCTTAGCCTCCATGATGAGGTTTATCTGCACATTCAGGGAACAACTGACTCCGAACATATTTTTGCCTTAATTCTCCATCAACTTTATACCCAACCGCAACTTTCCTTAGCAGAAGCTGTAGAAATTGCGTTAAACCAACTTAATGATATTGCAAAAGATCAAGGCAATATTTATTTTTGCGCCAATATCGTGATTAGTGATGGCAAACAGCTAGTCGCCAGCCGATTTGCCAGTCATTCCCCCGCCCCGAGTCTCTACTGCTTAGAAAATGACCCCAACCATGCAGGTGCGGTTATTATTGCATCAGAACCGTTATTTGAGGGAAACTGGAAACGTTGTCCAGAGCAAAGTATGATTTGTGTGGGAGAGGATGGAACAGTTCACATCAATCAAGTCACACCGCAGCGCTATTTATAACGCATTGGAGGCAATGCGCGATCGCAGCCTCGAATTTTTTGACACCCTAGATTTTAATTCTTTTTGTACCCAAGCCCATCCCGATTTTAGTCCCGTCGGGTGGCATTTGGGACATATTGCCTTTACCGAAGGCTTATGGATTCTCGAACACCTCAAAGGGAGTCCACCGCTTTATCCCCAATATCGCCAACTGTTTGCTGCGGATACCCTTCCCAAAGAAGACCGACAAAACCTGCCTTCGATCTCCCTCATCCTCGACTATCTCCATGATATTCGCGCTGCGGTGCTAGATTACCTTGAAACAGCCCCAGTTGAAGATCAAAGCCGTCTCTGGTGGTGGTTGATTCAACACGAATGCCAACATAGCGAAACCATTAACCTCATTTTACAACTGCAACAATTGCAAGCAGGGTTTCCCTTGTATCCCGTTACGCCCTCCACCAGTACCGGCGAAGTTATTGCTGATCTGGTTAAAATTCCAGCAGGAGAATTTATCATGGGCAGCGATATCCATCCTCAAGATAATGCTCGTCCCGCCCATAAAGTTTATTTAGACGAATATTGGCTCGATCGCTATCCTGTCACTTGTGGACAATATCGC comes from Halothece sp. PCC 7418 and encodes:
- the minE gene encoding cell division topological specificity factor MinE is translated as MMDLLERIFNRNPSPSSRDEAKQRLKLIIAHDRSGLSEETLEAMRKEILEVVARYVEIDIESTEFNLENEEGITALIANLPIRRVKQ
- a CDS encoding ergothioneine biosynthesis protein EgtB, which translates into the protein MEQFTSIKSHRSAIYNALEAMRDRSLEFFDTLDFNSFCTQAHPDFSPVGWHLGHIAFTEGLWILEHLKGSPPLYPQYRQLFAADTLPKEDRQNLPSISLILDYLHDIRAAVLDYLETAPVEDQSRLWWWLIQHECQHSETINLILQLQQLQAGFPLYPVTPSTSTGEVIADLVKIPAGEFIMGSDIHPQDNARPAHKVYLDEYWLDRYPVTCGQYRQFIEAGGYQTREWWSAAGWQWLQNNPVAKPLYWSDGKEWADHPVYGVSWYEAEAYANFVGKRLPTEAEWEKAARWHQDLNQSTTYPWGDNFPNSSHGNYDTRIGQTTPVNAYLAGESDYGCYDLIGNVWEWTADWFSPYPNFQAYPYRGYSEVYFDNQHRVLRGGSWATRPWALDSCWRNWYYPHLRQIFVGFRCAKTVIS
- a CDS encoding RNA-guided endonuclease TnpB family protein; translation: MLSLNYQYKLKVNKQQASTIDEWLDICKSVYNFALRERKDWVNSRKCPIDRCSLESEYIIPPDAPRPTYARQCKSLGVAKKKFPRLKIPQSQVLQQTLKVLDEAFANMWKRGFGFPRFKKKMRSFVLPQVKPDCIQGKTITLPKLGKLPLVLSRPIPEGFIPKQVRIIKKASGYYININLQLDVDVPDVPPHGYPIGIDLGLEKFLATSEGELIKGHKFLKEYEGKLKLLQGQLKNKKKGSRRWKNISRRIARLYEKITNCRKDFFYKTAHHLCDQAGMIFVEDLNLKALGRSALRKACLDAAWGTFVSILSYVCWKRDVYFAKVNANGTSQICSECGVNCGKKTLSERVHKCPDCGFQADRDVAAAMVVKKRGESTVGATGRMLDQGNDCGDEVSTLSSITL
- a CDS encoding CHAT domain-containing protein; translated protein: MNDRFQENTLELTLEEKGFPVVHLATHGQFSSNLEDTFILTWDDRITINEFPQLLQSGEAPSGHFGK
- the egtC gene encoding ergothioneine biosynthesis protein EgtC, coding for MCRLLGYLGSPIQLDQLLSQPQHSLVVQAYQPKEMESALMNADGFGIGWYHPEKATPPYIYKQTSPIWSDLNLPQISRYVEAGCWLGYVRSATPGLAVDLSNCQPFSSEGLSLSETLLFTHNGYINQFRKTLYRPLRLSLHDEVYLHIQGTTDSEHIFALILHQLYTQPQLSLAEAVEIALNQLNDIAKDQGNIYFCANIVISDGKQLVASRFASHSPAPSLYCLENDPNHAGAVIIASEPLFEGNWKRCPEQSMICVGEDGTVHINQVTPQRYL
- the minC gene encoding septum site-determining protein MinC, producing MNQNGHTTEESPVRLQRDDQQVLLYLPPAPALDVTNDWAQLWQHLNHRLKASEKFWEPQTLVAMQARDRLLDGSQLSAIAQALKQVDLHLSSVETTRRQTAVAAATAGYSVIQPPPVSPQKSAVSSSQIKHSEPLYLKTTVRSGMEVRHEGTIILCGDVNPGGAILAQGDIIIWGRLRGLAHAGIKGDRAGRIFALQLQPTQLRIADTVARAPNTPPQQQQPEIAYIADAGIRITRGLDFAKSHRFVTEKQCWEDLPV
- the minD gene encoding septum site-determining protein MinD, with the protein product MSRIIVITSGKGGVGKTTTTANLGSALAKLGNKVALVDADFGLRNLDLLLGLESRVVYTAIDVINGECRLEQALVKDKRQSGMVLLPAAQSRGKEAISREQMKDLVTRLAPDYDYVVIDCPAGIEMGFQNAIAPASEALIITTPEVAAVRDADRVIGLLEANSITNTKLIVNRVKPEMIQANNMMSVEDILDILAIPLIGIIPDDERIIVSSNRGEPLVLEEKLSTPGQTFNNIARRIRGDEVSFLNLMEGQDNLLKRIRRWFTEPL
- a CDS encoding CHAT domain-containing protein, whose protein sequence is MRELYQQLEQKSTTKAEALRKSQLSLLNDEKFSHPYYWSAFVLLGNWL
- a CDS encoding ATP-binding cassette domain-containing protein encodes the protein MSLSINQREFVVVAGVSGGGKSTLMDALNGSRPATSGTVLVNAMDLYQNYNAYRSQIGYVPQKDIVHTDLTVHEALDFAAQLRMPTDTTVQERQQRLDEVLEELRLTHRRDVPIKALSGGQLKRVSIGLSSPLIKIQWIHSCCDSMD